The DNA segment TCGTCGGCGGGTGAGACGGCCTGTCGGTGCGCGCTCGAGACCGATAGTTGAGCGAAGACGGCGTCTCGAGCACACAAGGTATGCATCACGGCGAGGAAGCCAGTTCACAGCACGATCGAGATGACGGCAAAGAGGATGAGAACGCCCGTAATGTCACAGACGTTGGTCACGACAGGGATCGTCGTGTCGTCGGGATTGTACCCCAGTCGAAACGACGCCGAGACCGACAGGAGGCTCACGACGACGACGAACAGCGACAACAGCGTGCCACTCACGAGCGAAATCGTCAGCACCTCGAGCAGCGTGAGCGATCCCCCGAGAACGCGGCCGATAGCCCACGCGGCAACGCCGACGAGTGTGAACACGGTGAGTCCGAGGCCCAGGACCGCAGCCGAGTTCGTGCGGACGTCCGAGTTGTCGAGGGCGAGTTCGAACGTGCCCAGATGCAGTTGCGTGGACAGTCGAGAGCACATGATCGAGCCGAGGTTTCCGGCGGTCCCGATCTGTACCGGAACCAGGATCAACAGCGCCGGATTCGTTAGCAGCACTTCTTCGAACGACTCGAGGACCGAGCCCGAAACCATCTGCAAAATCGAGAGGCCGGCGAGCAACGGCACCATCGTGGCGACCATGTGGGTGATCGTCCAGTCGTCGCCAAGGGGGCTCTCGTCTACAGGGTCTGCTTCTTCATCGTCTTTCCCGGCGAGCTCGTCGTAGAACTCTCCCAGCGTGTCGCTCATGCCCGAGAGGTCGTCGCCGGAGTAGCTGTCTCTCATCGTACCCACCTCATAGCACCAACCCCACGAGATAGATCGCAACCAGGAGGAAAAAGACCCCGAACACGTCACCGAGTGTCGTAACCAGTGGGCCGACGATGTTGTCCGGGTCCAGCCCGCGACGGTAGCCCACGAAGACGACGGTCACCAGCACCGACAGCATGAGGAGCGCCGAGAGAAAGCCTGCGATGAGCATAATGCCGACCAACTCGACCAGATTCCCACCGCCGCCGGTGAGCGCCAGGACGGCGAAGGCAATGACGGCGATGAACGCGGAGACCACCATCCCGTTGATGAACGAGGCGATAACCGCGTTCGAGAGGCGCTCGTCGAGGATGAACTCCGGCTCGATCAGCCCCTGGTGGAGCCCGCTCGAGAGCCGTGCACCGAGCGAGCCGTAGACGCCGCCTCGAGTCGCCAGGAAGGCGGGCAAGAGAACGAGGATGCCCGGCACCTGTTCGATACCATCACGCATCGTCTCGCTGCCGAGGATCGTGCCGGCGAACAGCCCGGCAACGAGACTGACCAGGACCACGGGCAGTGCGCGTCGATAAATTTCGATGGCGTCCGCCCATTCGCTCATATCGATCAATTGTGCGCTCGCCGTATATGAATGCGTGTCACTCGAGGCCGTGAAAATATCACTCGAGGTCACAAAGATGTCACTCGACGACGGTGACCGGAACCGGCGCTCGATTAGTGACCGTCGTCGTGATATCGCGCCCGAGCAGCCGACGGACGAGCCAGTGCCCGTCCTCACCACTCATGACGACGTGATCGATGTCGTGCTCGCTGGCGAACGCGGGGACGACCATGCCGGGGCGGCCCGTTTCGACGACGATATCGACTCGAGCGGGGAGGTCGGTTCGCTCGCCATCCGACCCGACTTCGCCGCCACCCGACCTGGTCCGTTCGACTGACTCGGCTCGCTCGCCTGCCGCCTCAAGCAACCGTCGTGCTCGCTCGCGTTCGGCAGCTTCTCGCTCGTCTTCTCGCTCCAGAATCCCGCCCTCACTCAGCCGTGCGCCGATCGGAAGGACCACGGCGAGGACCGTGATCGAGGCGTCCGGAAACCGCTCGAGCGCGTACTCGAGTGCCTCCTCCTCACGAGGGCGTCCAACGAGCGAGACGAGGACGTCGGACGGACTGCGCATACGCCACCGTTCGGGCGGCCCGTTCAAGGGTTTATCGCCACTCGAGACGACAGTTTAAACCCGAACACGCCCAAACGACGAGCAATGAACGCCGAGGACCTGTCGGGACTGCCCGACGGCGCTGTCGATCACTTTCGCGAGGAGGGGGTCGAGTCGCTGTACCCACCACAGGCCGAGGCCGTCGAGGCCGGCATCTGTGCGGGCGAGAGCCTCGTCGCCGCCGTCCCCACGGCAAGCGGAAAGACGATGATCGCCGCACTCTCCATGCTATCAGCCATCGAACGCGGCGGGAAGGCGCTCTACATCGTCCCCCTGCGAGCGCTCGCCAGCGAGAAAAAGGCCGAGTTCGACGCGTTCGAACGGTTCGGCGTGACGACGGGCGTGACCACCGGCAACTACGAATCGACCAGCGACTGGCTCGCCACCAAGGACCTGATCGTCGCGACCAGCGAGAAAGTCGACTCGCTCGTGCGAAACGGTGCAGATTGGCTCACCGACCTCACCTGTGTCGTGAGCGACGAGGTGCACCTGATCGACGACCGCAACCGGGGACCGACCCTCGAGGTCACCCTCGCAAAGCTCAGACAGCTCAACCCCGCGTTGCAGGTGATCGCCCTCTCGGCGACCGTGGGCAACGCCGACGCCATCGCCGACTGGCTCGACGCCGAACTGGTCGACAGCGACTGGCGACCCATCGACCTCGAGATGGGGGTCCACTACGGCAACGCAATCCAGTTCGAAGACGGATCGAACCGTGAAGTACCCGTCGAGGGCACCGAAAAACAGGAAGCCGCCTTGCTCCGGGATATCCTCGAGGAAGGTGGGTCCTCACTGGTGTTCGTCAACTCGAGACGGAACGCGGAGGCCGCGGCTCGACGACTGGCCAAGACGAGTGGGAACCATCTCACGCCAGAGGAGCGCGACGACCTCGCCGCCCTCGCCGACGAGGTGAGAGACATCTCGGATACCGAAACGAGCGAGGAACTGGCGACCTGCCTCGAAGCGGGGTCGGCCTTTCACCATGCTGGACTCGCCAATGAGCACCGGTCGCTGGTCGAGGACGCCTTTCGCGACCGACTCATCAAAGTAATATCAGCGACGCCGACGCTCGCCGCCGGCGTCAACACGCCCGCTCGCCGGGTCGTGGTTCGTGACTGGCGGCGCTTCGACGCGAGCGCCGGCGGGATGGCCCCGCTCTCGGTCCTCGAGGTTCACCAGATGATGGGGCGAGCGGGCCGACCCGGTCTCGACCCCTACGGCGAAGCCGTCTTGCTGGCCAAAAGCCACGACGAGATGGACGAACTGTTCGAGCGCTACGTCTGGGCCGACCCCGAGGAGGTCCGATCGAAACTCGCGGCCGAACCCGCCCTCCGGACGCACGTGCTGGCGACGATCGCGTCAGGGTTTGCAAACACCCGCGGCGGCCTGCTCGAGTTCATGGCCAACACCCTCTATGCCAGCCAGTCGACCGAGGCGGGCCGTCTCGAGCGAGTGACCGACGACGTGCTCGCCTATCTCGATCGAAACGACTTCATCGAACGCGAGGGGGGCGAGGTTTCGGGTGTGACGGCCGAATCCGAATCTGACGACGACCCCGGTGGCTTCGTCTCCGCAGCCACGATGGCAGCATCCGAGGCGGCGGCAAACGACGTCGAACTCCGGGCGACCAATCTCGGACACACAGTCTCACGGCTGTACCTCGACCCCATGAGCGCCGCTGAAATCGTCCACGGCCTCGAGAGAACCGACGAGCGCCCGACCGCGCTCGGCCTCTACCAGTTGATCGCCCGCACCCCGGACATGTACGAACTGTACCTCCGTTCGGGAGACGATGAGACCTACGGAGAACTGTTCTACGAACGCGAGGCCGAACTGCTCGGGGACGCACCGAGTGAGTACGAAGACGCCCGTTTCGAAGACTGGCTCTCGGCCCTGAAAACCGGGAAACTGCTCGAAGACTGGGCCGACGAAGACGACGAATCCAGGCTCACGGAACGCTACTCGGTCGGGCCTGGCGACCTGCGGGGCAAGGTCGACACCGCCGAGTGGCTCCTCGGGGCCGCCGAATCGCTCGCGGCCGAAATCGGCAGCGAGTGGACCGTCGCGGTCCGCGAGGCTCGAGCG comes from the Natronosalvus amylolyticus genome and includes:
- a CDS encoding magnesium transporter, translated to MSDTLGEFYDELAGKDDEEADPVDESPLGDDWTITHMVATMVPLLAGLSILQMVSGSVLESFEEVLLTNPALLILVPVQIGTAGNLGSIMCSRLSTQLHLGTFELALDNSDVRTNSAAVLGLGLTVFTLVGVAAWAIGRVLGGSLTLLEVLTISLVSGTLLSLFVVVVSLLSVSASFRLGYNPDDTTIPVVTNVCDITGVLILFAVISIVL
- a CDS encoding magnesium transporter, which translates into the protein MSEWADAIEIYRRALPVVLVSLVAGLFAGTILGSETMRDGIEQVPGILVLLPAFLATRGGVYGSLGARLSSGLHQGLIEPEFILDERLSNAVIASFINGMVVSAFIAVIAFAVLALTGGGGNLVELVGIMLIAGFLSALLMLSVLVTVVFVGYRRGLDPDNIVGPLVTTLGDVFGVFFLLVAIYLVGLVL
- a CDS encoding universal stress protein, translating into MRSPSDVLVSLVGRPREEEALEYALERFPDASITVLAVVLPIGARLSEGGILEREDEREAAERERARRLLEAAGERAESVERTRSGGGEVGSDGERTDLPARVDIVVETGRPGMVVPAFASEHDIDHVVMSGEDGHWLVRRLLGRDITTTVTNRAPVPVTVVE
- a CDS encoding ATP-dependent DNA helicase; this encodes MNAEDLSGLPDGAVDHFREEGVESLYPPQAEAVEAGICAGESLVAAVPTASGKTMIAALSMLSAIERGGKALYIVPLRALASEKKAEFDAFERFGVTTGVTTGNYESTSDWLATKDLIVATSEKVDSLVRNGADWLTDLTCVVSDEVHLIDDRNRGPTLEVTLAKLRQLNPALQVIALSATVGNADAIADWLDAELVDSDWRPIDLEMGVHYGNAIQFEDGSNREVPVEGTEKQEAALLRDILEEGGSSLVFVNSRRNAEAAARRLAKTSGNHLTPEERDDLAALADEVRDISDTETSEELATCLEAGSAFHHAGLANEHRSLVEDAFRDRLIKVISATPTLAAGVNTPARRVVVRDWRRFDASAGGMAPLSVLEVHQMMGRAGRPGLDPYGEAVLLAKSHDEMDELFERYVWADPEEVRSKLAAEPALRTHVLATIASGFANTRGGLLEFMANTLYASQSTEAGRLERVTDDVLAYLDRNDFIEREGGEVSGVTAESESDDDPGGFVSAATMAASEAAANDVELRATNLGHTVSRLYLDPMSAAEIVHGLERTDERPTALGLYQLIARTPDMYELYLRSGDDETYGELFYEREAELLGDAPSEYEDARFEDWLSALKTGKLLEDWADEDDESRLTERYSVGPGDLRGKVDTAEWLLGAAESLAAEIGSEWTVAVREARARVEHGVREELLELVGIRGIGRKRARQLYAAGLETPADLREADKSLVLGALKGKKTAETILENAGRDDPSMDGVSPTTTGASDGGTASSESESDESHRSDDDRDDHESQASLGDF